One genomic region from Spirosoma sp. KCTC 42546 encodes:
- a CDS encoding tetratricopeptide repeat protein — protein MSPLSTPFKNKSGQLIYTHFHMTNGYNNVSFKKPFYKMLIRLKVIIALTCVLSAGLVYGQGGTTLAEEYYKAGEFEKAANEYAKLLKTEVSWVRVSRYVTSLQKSNKGEEAAKYLKKQQRSDDANRAYYELLSGQLAAQQGDTIQAQAQYTTALQSSKSSIAKLEKLATAFNEVGEARWAVRTLETAREVSKDPTSYSEDLMALYRSTGQTEKAIDEIIITGKQTDKKETVLAALQGFINTKDEPLVEKALYTKIQQEPNELAYNELLIWYFVQKQKFSRALLQEKATDKRLKLNGSRVYDLGMLALNNKEYKAAADAFEYVTTTYPQGQLYPFARRLVINAREEQVKNTYPIDKLEIRKLIADYQRMLQEIGTNVKTLEALRSTANLYGNYLDSKDTALTVLDLAIDLGKTDKNFVDRCKLDKGDIYLLKGEPWESTLLYSQVEKSQKEELLGYEAKLKNAKLHYYKGNFSVAKDLLDVLKLATSREIANDAEQLSLLIVDNTGMDSTEAAMRWYADTELLLLQNKTDEAVDNLNKMLAKYGDHSIADEVLWLRANTYMKQGKNAEALEDLKKIVSAYPTDILGDDALFTQGKIYDERLKDKAAAMEAYQKVLTQYPGSIYGAEARKRFRALRGDTLN, from the coding sequence ATATCACCGTTGTCCACACCATTTAAAAATAAAAGTGGACAACTTATTTATACACATTTCCACATGACTAATGGTTATAATAACGTTTCTTTTAAAAAGCCTTTTTATAAAATGTTAATAAGGTTAAAAGTCATTATTGCACTAACGTGTGTGTTGTCGGCTGGCCTCGTATATGGGCAGGGAGGAACAACGCTGGCTGAAGAATACTACAAAGCGGGCGAATTTGAAAAAGCAGCTAATGAGTATGCCAAGCTGTTAAAGACCGAAGTTAGCTGGGTTAGGGTGTCGCGTTATGTAACCAGTCTCCAAAAAAGTAATAAAGGAGAGGAAGCCGCAAAATACCTTAAGAAGCAGCAAAGGAGCGATGATGCTAATCGAGCTTACTATGAATTGCTGAGTGGACAGCTGGCAGCTCAACAGGGTGACACAATTCAGGCGCAAGCGCAGTATACAACTGCATTACAATCCAGCAAATCATCGATTGCAAAACTTGAAAAATTAGCGACAGCCTTCAATGAGGTCGGAGAAGCTCGCTGGGCTGTCCGAACACTCGAAACCGCTAGAGAAGTTAGTAAAGACCCAACCTCATACAGCGAGGATTTAATGGCTCTATACCGGTCAACAGGTCAGACTGAGAAAGCTATTGACGAAATCATTATAACGGGCAAACAAACGGATAAGAAAGAAACAGTATTAGCAGCTTTACAAGGATTTATCAACACAAAAGATGAGCCACTTGTGGAAAAAGCACTATATACAAAGATCCAACAGGAGCCAAACGAACTAGCGTATAACGAATTATTGATCTGGTATTTCGTTCAAAAACAAAAGTTTAGCAGAGCTTTACTTCAAGAAAAAGCAACTGATAAACGCCTGAAACTAAATGGGAGTCGGGTATATGACCTTGGCATGCTGGCGTTAAATAATAAAGAGTACAAAGCAGCTGCCGATGCTTTTGAGTATGTGACAACAACATATCCACAGGGTCAACTATACCCGTTTGCTCGACGACTAGTTATCAATGCTCGTGAAGAGCAGGTGAAAAATACATATCCGATTGATAAACTTGAAATTCGAAAACTAATCGCTGATTACCAGCGTATGCTTCAGGAAATAGGTACAAATGTCAAAACATTAGAAGCTCTTCGGAGTACCGCTAACCTGTATGGTAATTACCTTGATAGTAAAGACACAGCGTTAACCGTCCTTGATTTGGCTATTGATCTTGGGAAAACAGACAAGAATTTCGTTGACCGTTGTAAGCTTGACAAAGGGGATATCTACCTTCTTAAAGGTGAGCCCTGGGAATCTACCTTATTATATTCCCAAGTAGAGAAGTCTCAAAAAGAAGAATTGTTAGGGTATGAAGCCAAATTGAAAAATGCCAAGCTACATTATTATAAAGGCAACTTTTCAGTAGCAAAGGATTTGCTGGATGTGTTGAAACTGGCGACCTCCCGTGAAATTGCCAACGATGCAGAGCAATTAAGTTTATTGATTGTGGATAACACAGGTATGGATAGTACAGAAGCAGCCATGCGCTGGTACGCTGATACAGAATTACTTCTGTTACAAAACAAAACCGATGAAGCTGTGGATAACCTGAATAAAATGTTGGCAAAGTATGGTGACCATAGTATTGCTGATGAAGTACTCTGGCTTCGGGCTAATACGTATATGAAACAAGGAAAGAATGCAGAAGCACTGGAGGACTTGAAAAAAATCGTAAGTGCGTATCCAACTGATATATTGGGAGATGATGCCCTGTTTACACAGGGGAAAATCTATGATGAGCGACTAAAAGATAAAGCTGCAGCTATGGAAGCATACCAAAAAGTGCTTACTCAATATCCAGGAAGCATTTATGGAGCTGAAGCTCGTAAACGATTCCGCGCTTTACGAGGAGATACATTGAATTAA
- a CDS encoding class I SAM-dependent methyltransferase yields the protein MKSELFCVYTIQTAVLETITECPVCGSSHFNPFLVCKDYLVSLQNFTIQECQACGFRLTNPRPDANSIGSYYKSEDYVSHNDEGKGVINMAYRIVRNYTLDSKLRLINKLNGRQGRVLDVGCGTGAFLESCKKGGWQIIGMEPDRDARTIAQKKLEAEIKPNLNALTGTKPVDIITLWHVLEHIPNLNEVIPQLHQLLERKGTLLIAVPNSDSYDAQYFKEFWAAYDVPRHLYHFTPTTIKPLFEKHGFKLVEKKPMVFDAFYIAMLSTRYQGGKTDYLKSVRIGLASNTEASRTGNSSSLIYQFIKA from the coding sequence TTGAAGTCAGAACTTTTTTGTGTCTATACAATTCAAACAGCTGTTTTGGAAACAATAACTGAATGCCCAGTATGTGGCAGTAGCCACTTTAACCCATTTCTGGTCTGTAAAGATTACTTAGTAAGCCTGCAGAATTTCACCATTCAGGAGTGCCAGGCATGCGGATTTCGCCTAACAAATCCACGACCTGATGCAAATTCAATTGGCTCGTACTATAAATCGGAAGACTATGTATCGCACAATGACGAGGGAAAGGGAGTGATCAATATGGCTTACCGAATCGTTCGAAATTATACCTTAGACTCAAAACTAAGACTTATAAATAAGTTAAATGGCAGACAAGGCCGAGTGCTGGATGTAGGTTGTGGTACTGGTGCTTTTCTGGAAAGTTGTAAGAAAGGTGGCTGGCAGATAATTGGTATGGAACCAGATAGAGATGCACGTACTATTGCCCAGAAGAAATTAGAGGCTGAAATAAAACCAAACCTGAATGCATTAACAGGTACGAAACCTGTTGATATTATTACCCTATGGCATGTACTTGAACACATTCCAAACTTAAATGAAGTTATTCCTCAGCTTCATCAATTACTGGAGCGTAAAGGAACGCTATTAATTGCGGTTCCAAATTCGGACTCCTATGATGCACAGTATTTTAAAGAATTCTGGGCAGCCTATGATGTACCTCGCCATTTATATCATTTTACACCTACAACTATAAAACCATTATTCGAAAAACATGGGTTTAAATTGGTGGAAAAGAAGCCAATGGTATTTGATGCTTTTTATATAGCCATGCTAAGTACACGTTATCAGGGTGGTAAAACAGACTATTTAAAAAGTGTCCGAATAGGTTTAGCATCAAATACAGAAGCCAGCCGAACAGGAAACTCATCAAGCCTAATCTACCAATTCATTAAGGCATAA
- the mnmG gene encoding tRNA uridine-5-carboxymethylaminomethyl(34) synthesis enzyme MnmG yields the protein MYSSYDVIVVGAGHAGCEAANAAATMGSKVLLITMNMQTIAQMSCNPAMGGVAKGQIVREVDALGGLSGIISDKSMIQFRMLNRSKGPAMWSPRCQSDRNLFAWEWRKALEENRNIDFWQDTVTEVIVKNGRTAGVKTSLGVEFLAKAVVLTNGTFLNGKMFIGEKVFGGGRTAERSATGLTEQLMSLGFEAGRMKTGTPPRVDGRSLDFDRMEEQLGDENPGKFSYTNTPVLNKQRSCWITYTNQAVHDELKTGFEKSPMFTGRIKGLGPRYCPSVEDKINRFADKDRHQIFVEPEGWDTVEVYVNGFSTSLPETVQYNALRKIEGFENVRMFRPGYAVEYDFFPPTQLKPTLETQLVQNLFFAGQINGTTGYEEAACQGLMAGINAHRNVNEEAEFTIKRSEGYIGVLIDDLITKGTEEPYRMFTSRAEYRTLLRQDNADLRLTEKGYAIGLASQERYDNMLVKRNGVAKLTEAIRGTKLKPDEVNAWLEGKGSALLREKSSFYTLLKRPEIDQADVKELLKMIPDMPGVGEEVLEQTVIEIKYEDYLNREKQNADKLDKWENLSINPTFDYDRLKALSFEGKEKLKRLRPSTIGQASRISGVSPSDVSILLVYMGR from the coding sequence ATGTATTCTTCTTACGATGTCATTGTAGTTGGTGCAGGCCACGCAGGATGTGAAGCAGCTAACGCTGCCGCCACAATGGGCTCAAAAGTTTTATTAATTACAATGAATATGCAAACCATTGCACAAATGTCCTGTAATCCAGCTATGGGTGGTGTGGCAAAAGGTCAAATTGTGCGAGAAGTTGACGCGCTGGGCGGACTATCGGGAATAATCAGCGATAAAAGTATGATTCAATTCCGCATGCTAAACCGCTCAAAAGGCCCTGCCATGTGGAGTCCTCGCTGTCAAAGCGACCGGAATTTGTTTGCATGGGAGTGGCGAAAGGCATTAGAAGAAAATAGAAATATTGATTTCTGGCAGGATACAGTTACGGAAGTCATTGTAAAAAATGGACGAACGGCCGGTGTAAAAACAAGTTTGGGTGTAGAATTTTTAGCCAAAGCGGTAGTACTAACAAACGGTACGTTCTTAAACGGCAAAATGTTCATTGGCGAAAAAGTGTTTGGTGGTGGACGAACAGCCGAGCGTTCTGCCACAGGCTTAACCGAGCAGTTAATGAGTTTGGGCTTTGAAGCAGGCCGTATGAAAACTGGCACTCCTCCACGAGTAGATGGCCGCAGCCTGGATTTTGACCGTATGGAAGAGCAACTAGGCGACGAAAATCCTGGCAAATTTTCTTACACCAATACACCTGTTCTGAACAAACAACGTAGTTGCTGGATAACATATACGAATCAGGCAGTGCATGATGAACTAAAAACTGGCTTTGAAAAATCACCCATGTTTACGGGTCGAATTAAAGGATTAGGACCTCGTTATTGTCCGTCAGTGGAAGACAAAATAAACCGCTTTGCGGATAAAGATCGGCATCAGATTTTTGTAGAACCAGAGGGATGGGACACAGTAGAAGTGTATGTAAATGGCTTTTCCACTTCATTGCCTGAAACAGTTCAATACAATGCCTTAAGGAAAATTGAAGGTTTCGAAAATGTCCGAATGTTCCGGCCAGGCTATGCTGTAGAGTATGATTTCTTCCCACCAACACAATTAAAGCCAACCTTAGAAACACAGTTGGTGCAAAATTTATTTTTCGCTGGCCAGATTAATGGTACAACGGGCTATGAAGAAGCAGCATGTCAAGGATTAATGGCCGGTATAAATGCTCACCGAAATGTAAATGAGGAAGCCGAGTTTACAATAAAAAGATCGGAAGGATATATAGGTGTGCTAATTGATGACCTGATAACAAAAGGTACCGAGGAGCCATATAGAATGTTTACGTCTAGGGCCGAATACAGGACCTTATTACGACAGGATAATGCGGATTTACGACTCACTGAAAAAGGATATGCTATTGGTCTAGCCTCCCAGGAACGCTATGATAATATGCTAGTGAAGCGAAATGGCGTAGCCAAACTAACAGAAGCGATTCGAGGGACTAAGTTAAAACCAGATGAGGTCAATGCCTGGCTCGAAGGTAAAGGAAGTGCACTTCTGCGTGAAAAAAGTAGTTTTTACACATTACTAAAACGCCCAGAAATTGATCAAGCTGATGTGAAAGAGCTATTAAAAATGATTCCTGACATGCCTGGGGTAGGGGAGGAGGTCTTGGAACAAACAGTGATAGAAATTAAGTACGAAGATTATTTGAATCGGGAAAAGCAAAATGCCGATAAGCTTGATAAATGGGAAAACCTATCAATAAATCCTACATTCGACTATGATCGGCTTAAAGCCCTATCCTTCGAAGGTAAAGAAAAACTGAAACGATTACGGCCATCAACTATTGGTCAAGCATCAAGAATTAGTGGTGTAAGTCCATCCGACGTTTCGATTCTACTGGTCTATATGGGCCGTTAA